One genomic segment of Myxocyprinus asiaticus isolate MX2 ecotype Aquarium Trade chromosome 14, UBuf_Myxa_2, whole genome shotgun sequence includes these proteins:
- the LOC127451213 gene encoding calmodulin-regulated spectrin-associated protein 3-like isoform X4 has translation MVDSNAMRKTFVVPDIKPLDQYDLTRARICASVGWLLAKYYGNAENVPVELRDPFYCDQYEQEHLKPPVTRLLLSPEIYCRTYGLLLGGSPGVEGPPKDIPGLLQLLARKGLAPKDQNAPVTEAELCQKPIKMSAHLELIDALMTVGAMETVSAVMASGGSKLLGTDASWDRALLCWVNLLNQKLKEQIEGTQTDASRPCCEPQPVQPLIRYRKDRMQSKLKPCFPVVTEVKDLSNGCAVAAVIHYYCPGLLRLEDVCMKDAMSAADSLYNLQLIREFCDSCLKSCCPLVLEDFLYSPEELKMNILSFLTDLLYWFEVSKPEFVQPLQDSELTETSGRTDNGNSGTSNSGSPSIFKKPFLPISSPVTAATGSLTQSTSMSHVEAAGGTWTKKPLSRPLSSAVSFSIPFGLDSDVDIVMGNPVITRSVSSDNLNPAAQSMTRVPYTPSEDLSHLLSKDPGTNGPQRASWATRTRPMLAEENGIDESETGELPTIEEALQIIHNEEKMEPRLHPDGAPDGFYLHSPDDPANSRHNGSPVALSSSAPSRSGMLYHQSSGVPPEPSRTRHTSEGSRDDDSVLRDGSVDSDASEDLPKTHSTPATPASGPRITQPCGEETPDSGVRMTSFAERKKKLGPEQVQPNEPLALQMITWAKKSEESPSKSPALGTEMSELGARLEEKRKAIEAQKKRIEAIFAKHRQRLGKSAFLQLKKEQVDENGEEEHQGEVITSSIEDDLNRLPLEERLACLEREEQQEEQQGEQLKKWEKVGNINPSAQQDNPAEEDKAEVGVPGGKGTAPLGDYNNAVSKLSAALNSLQNDMQRLSEQQNQLMRKKAAANNQAWVIPPSSKPTNAPSRLSRDFTRDRPSTSSSPSPSRKKASHTAPPKSPGSHRRVQSAPPKSPKLHQHSRPAELKTPASTRFITLPQSVENLPHLRRGSPWQYGDHNSSSFSIGTPNQSESRSASSLARPEDNFSDTGSSEDHIIFSMDLEGGSSQALSRKERQGGSSSGAPSECSFESDVPAAAFNSKRGSLIEISLSSLKALEGEEADQSQDIFSDSMSDQTEPEIRGGVGFFYKQEEARPEDEMAQKRAALLEKQQKRAEEMKRRKQEQEREREASRSSLVDDSCKGEERPQTPCTPPPPRTPPPEGTPQRRGDFTRQEYERRHQLKIMEDLDKVLRQKPTTVRGVKKQRPKTVFRDDSDLSRSPAKGLMGSRLNKVYSHSTTNLSSMANDSGTLSVRKSPSRSHSPSRLMSPGRLAAQNGDWENGSTISSPASIPEYTGPKLYKEPSFKSNKFIIHNAISRCCLAGKVNEPQKNKIVEEMEKSTANHFLILFRDASCQFRAVYTMNLETEEMVRLTGVGPRVISPSMVESIYKYSSDRKQFTAIPSKTMSMSVDAFTIPSHLWERKRPGTPKKLGTPK, from the exons AGTGCCCACTTGGAGTTGATAGATGCCTTAATGACAGTGGGTGCCATGGAGACGGTGAGTGCAGTCATGGCGAGTGGCGGATCCAAGCTGCTTGGTACAGATGCAAGCTGGGACAGAGCCCTGCTGTGCTGGGTAAACCTG CTGAATCAAAAATTGAAGGAGCAAATAGAAGGTACACAGACTGATGCGTCTCGGCCTTGCTGTGAACCACAGCCTGTTCAGCCTTTG ATCCGGTACAGGAAGGACAGGATGCAGTCTAAGCTCAAACCTTGTTTTCCTGTGGTGACTGAAGTGAAGGATCTCTCAAACGGATGTGCCGTTGCTGCTGTTATTCACTATTACTGTCCTGGTCTGCTGAGATTAGAGG ATGTCTGTATGAAGGATGCCATGTCTGCAGCTGACAGCCTGTACAACCTACAGCTGATTCGAGAGTTCTGTGACAGCTGTCTGAAGAGCTGCTGCCCTCTAGTGCTGGAGGATTTTCTCTACAGCCCAGAAGAATTAAAG ATGAACATCCTGAGCTTTCTGACAGACCTCTTGTATTGGTTTGAGGTGTCAAAGCCAGAGTTTGTTCAGCCCCTGCAGGACTCGGAGCTTACTG AAACCTCTGGAAGGACTGATAACGGCAACAGTGGAACCAGTAATAG TGGTTCTCCCTCCATCTTCAAAAAGCCCTTCCTGCCCATCTCTTCCCCTGTGACTGCAGCAACAG GATCTCTGACTCAGTCTACCTCAATGTCTCACGTAGAGGCAGCTGGAGGAACATGGACTAAGAAACCGCTCAG TCGCCCCCTTTCCTCTGCAGTGTCATTTAGTATACCTTTTGGTCTGGACAGTGATGTGGACATTGTGATGGGGAACCCTGTAATTACTCGATCTGTCAGCTCTGACAATCTCAACCCTGCTGCCCAATCCATGACACGAGTCCCCTACACTCCATCGGAGGATCTTAGCCACTTGCTGAGTAAGGACCCTGGCACCAATGGCCCTCAGAGAGCTTCTTGGGCCACTCGGACTCGTCCAATGCTGGCTGAGGAGAATGGCATTGATGAGAGCGAGACAGGTGAGTTGCCCACCATCGAAGAGGCACTGCAGATCATCCACAATGAGGAGAAGATGGAGCCGCGCCTTCACCCTGATGGGGCGCCTGACGGTTTCTACCTGCATTCACCAGATGATCCAGCAAATTCCAGACACAATGGCAGCCCTGTGGCTCTCAGCTCGTCAGCACCATCACGCTCAGGAATGCTCTACCACCAATCCTCAGGAGTGCCACCAGAGCCTAGCCGCACCAGACACACCTCAGAAGGCTCCAGAGATGACGACTCTGTGTTAAGAGATGGAAGCGTGGATTCTGATGCTTCAGAAGACCTTCCAAAAACCCACTCTACCCCTGCCACACCCGCCTCTGGGCCTCGCATAACGCAACCATGTGGAGAAGAGACACCAGACAGCGGCGTTAGAATGACCAGCTTCGCCGAACGGAAGAAGAAACTTGGTCCTGAGCAGGTACAGCCCAATGAGCCACTGGCTCTGCAAATGATTACTTGGGCCAAGAAATCAGAGGAGAGCCCCAGCAAAAGTCCTGCTCTTGGCACAGAGATGTCAGAATTGGGTGCGAGACTGGAGGAGAAGCGTAAGGCCATTGAAGCTCAGAAGAAACGCATTGAGGCCATCTTTGCCAAACACCGACAGAGGCTGGGAAAAAGTGCCTTCCTACAGCTGAAAAAGGAGCAAGTGGACGAGAATGGTGAGGAAGAGCATCAAGGGGAGGTCATCACCTCCTCCATAGAGGACGACCTGAACCGCTTGCCACTGGAGGAGAGACTGGCATGTTTGGAGAGGGAGGAGCAGCAGGAGGAGCAACAAGGGGAACAGCTGAAAAAATGGGAGAAAGTGGGGAACATTAATCCCTCTGCGCAACAGGACAATCCAGCAGAGGAAGACAAAGCTGAAGTAGGGGTACCTGGAGGGAAAGGCACGGCCCCACTGGGTGATTACAACAACGCAGTGTCTAAACTAAGCGCTGCTCTTAATTCTCTTCAGAACGATATGCAACGCCTCTCAGAGCAGCAGAACCAGCTGATGAGGAAGAAAGCGGCTGCCAACAACCAGGCTTGGGTCATCCCTCCGAGCTCCAAACCAACAAATGCCCCTTCTCGTCTGTCAAGGGACTTTACTCGTGACCGACCCTCTACCTCTTCCTCTCCTTCCCCATCACGCAAGAAAGCAAGTCACACCGCACCCCCAAAATCACCTGGGTCCCACCGAAGGGTGCAATCTGCACCTCCGAAAAGCCCCAAACTGCACCAGCACTCTCGGCCTGCAGAGCTCAAGACGCCTGCTTCCACACGATTTATAACTCTTCCTCAGAGTGTGGAAAACCTCCCTCACTTACGAAGAGGCTCACCGTGGCAGTATGGGGACCATAATTCATCTTCTTTCAGCATAGGCACACCCAATCAGAGTGAATCCCGTTCAGCTTCCTCCTTAGCCAGACCTGAAGACAACTTCTCAGACACCGGCTCTAGTGAGGACCATATAATCTTTAGTATGGACCTGGAGGGCGGATCCTCTCAGGCTCTTTCCCGAAAGGAGCGTCAAGGTGGCAGCAGCTCAGGAGCTCCTTCTGAATGCTCTTTTGAAAGTGATGTTCCTGCAGCGGCTTTCAACAGCAAGCGTGGCAGCCTTATCGAGATCTCTTTATCCTCTCTGAAAGCACTGGAAGGTGAAGAGGCTGATCAGAGCCAGGACATTTTCTCAGACTCAATGAGTGACCAGACAGAGCCAGAAATAAGGGGAGGAGTTGGATTTTTCTATAAG CAGGAAGAAGCTCGACCTGAGGATGAGATGGCTCAGAAAAGAGCTGCATTACTTGAGAAACAACAGAAAAGAGCAGAGGAAATGAAGAGACGAAAACAGgagcaagaaagagagagggaggcgAG CAGGTCTTCTTTAGTGGATGACTCCTGTAAAGGGGAGGAGAGACCCCAGACTCCTTGCACTCCTCCACCTCCCCGCACCCCTCCACCAGAGGGCACACCTCAGCGCCGTGGAGACTTTACCCGCCAAGAGTACGAACGGCGTCATCAGCTTAAAATAATGGAGGACCTAGATAAAGTTCTCCGCCAGAAGCCCACTACGGTCAGAGGGGTCAAAAAGCAGAGGCCCAAAACCGTGTTTAGAGATGACTCCGACCTTTCCCGCAGCCCTGCCAAAGGGTTAATGG GTTCTAGGCTAAATAAAGTTTACTCCCATTCGACAACGAATCTGTCCTCAATGGCCAATGACAGCGGGACCCTAAGTGTCAGGAAATCTCCAAG TCGGTCTCATTCACCATCCAGACTGATGTCTCCAGGCCGTCTTGCTGCGCAGAATGGTGACTGGGAAAATGGATCTACTATTTCATCCCCGGCCTCCATCCCAGAATACACtg GGCCTAAACTCTACAAGGAGCCAAGCTTCAAGTCCAATAAGTTCATTATCCATAATGCCATTTCACGGTGTTGTTTGGCAGGCAAGGTCAACGAACCCCAAAAAAACAAGATTGTAGAG GAAATGGAGAAAAGCACTGCAAACCATTTCCTCATCCTGTTCCGGGACGCCAGCTGTCAGTTTCGGGCAGTGTACACCATGAACCTTGAGACGGAGGAGATGGTCCGGCTAACAGGCGTCGGCCCACGTGTCATTAGTCCCTCTATGGTGGAGTCCATCTACAAGTACAGCTCTGACCGCAAGCAGTTCACAGCCATCCCCTCCAAGACCATGTCCATGAGTGTGGATGCCTTCACCATTCCCAGTCACCTATGGGAGCGCAAACGCCCGGGAACCCCAAAGAAGCTCGGGACCCCAAAATAA
- the LOC127451213 gene encoding calmodulin-regulated spectrin-associated protein 3-like isoform X3, translating to MVDSNAMRKTFVVPDIKPLDQYDLTRARICASVGWLLAKYYGNAENVPVELRDPFYCDQYEQEHLKPPVTRLLLSPEIYCRTYGLLLGGSPGVEGPPKDIPGLLQLLARKGLAPKDQNAPVTEAELCQKPIKMSAHLELIDALMTVGAMETVSAVMASGGSKLLGTDASWDRALLCWVNLLNQKLKEQIEGTQTDASRPCCEPQPVQPLCPTRWYWKLVPIRYRKDRMQSKLKPCFPVVTEVKDLSNGCAVAAVIHYYCPGLLRLEDVCMKDAMSAADSLYNLQLIREFCDSCLKSCCPLVLEDFLYSPEELKMNILSFLTDLLYWFEVSKPEFVQPLQDSELTETSGRTDNGNSGTSNSGSPSIFKKPFLPISSPVTAATGSLTQSTSMSHVEAAGGTWTKKPLSRPLSSAVSFSIPFGLDSDVDIVMGNPVITRSVSSDNLNPAAQSMTRVPYTPSEDLSHLLSKDPGTNGPQRASWATRTRPMLAEENGIDESETGELPTIEEALQIIHNEEKMEPRLHPDGAPDGFYLHSPDDPANSRHNGSPVALSSSAPSRSGMLYHQSSGVPPEPSRTRHTSEGSRDDDSVLRDGSVDSDASEDLPKTHSTPATPASGPRITQPCGEETPDSGVRMTSFAERKKKLGPEQVQPNEPLALQMITWAKKSEESPSKSPALGTEMSELGARLEEKRKAIEAQKKRIEAIFAKHRQRLGKSAFLQLKKEQVDENGEEEHQGEVITSSIEDDLNRLPLEERLACLEREEQQEEQQGEQLKKWEKVGNINPSAQQDNPAEEDKAEVGVPGGKGTAPLGDYNNAVSKLSAALNSLQNDMQRLSEQQNQLMRKKAAANNQAWVIPPSSKPTNAPSRLSRDFTRDRPSTSSSPSPSRKKASHTAPPKSPGSHRRVQSAPPKSPKLHQHSRPAELKTPASTRFITLPQSVENLPHLRRGSPWQYGDHNSSSFSIGTPNQSESRSASSLARPEDNFSDTGSSEDHIIFSMDLEGGSSQALSRKERQGGSSSGAPSECSFESDVPAAAFNSKRGSLIEISLSSLKALEGEEADQSQDIFSDSMSDQTEPEIRGGVGFFYKQEEARPEDEMAQKRAALLEKQQKRAEEMKRRKQEQEREREARSSLVDDSCKGEERPQTPCTPPPPRTPPPEGTPQRRGDFTRQEYERRHQLKIMEDLDKVLRQKPTTVRGVKKQRPKTVFRDDSDLSRSPAKGLMGSRLNKVYSHSTTNLSSMANDSGTLSVRKSPSRSHSPSRLMSPGRLAAQNGDWENGSTISSPASIPEYTGPKLYKEPSFKSNKFIIHNAISRCCLAGKVNEPQKNKIVEEMEKSTANHFLILFRDASCQFRAVYTMNLETEEMVRLTGVGPRVISPSMVESIYKYSSDRKQFTAIPSKTMSMSVDAFTIPSHLWERKRPGTPKKLGTPK from the exons AGTGCCCACTTGGAGTTGATAGATGCCTTAATGACAGTGGGTGCCATGGAGACGGTGAGTGCAGTCATGGCGAGTGGCGGATCCAAGCTGCTTGGTACAGATGCAAGCTGGGACAGAGCCCTGCTGTGCTGGGTAAACCTG CTGAATCAAAAATTGAAGGAGCAAATAGAAGGTACACAGACTGATGCGTCTCGGCCTTGCTGTGAACCACAGCCTGTTCAGCCTTTG TGTCCCACCCGCTGGTACTGGAAACTTGTTCCT ATCCGGTACAGGAAGGACAGGATGCAGTCTAAGCTCAAACCTTGTTTTCCTGTGGTGACTGAAGTGAAGGATCTCTCAAACGGATGTGCCGTTGCTGCTGTTATTCACTATTACTGTCCTGGTCTGCTGAGATTAGAGG ATGTCTGTATGAAGGATGCCATGTCTGCAGCTGACAGCCTGTACAACCTACAGCTGATTCGAGAGTTCTGTGACAGCTGTCTGAAGAGCTGCTGCCCTCTAGTGCTGGAGGATTTTCTCTACAGCCCAGAAGAATTAAAG ATGAACATCCTGAGCTTTCTGACAGACCTCTTGTATTGGTTTGAGGTGTCAAAGCCAGAGTTTGTTCAGCCCCTGCAGGACTCGGAGCTTACTG AAACCTCTGGAAGGACTGATAACGGCAACAGTGGAACCAGTAATAG TGGTTCTCCCTCCATCTTCAAAAAGCCCTTCCTGCCCATCTCTTCCCCTGTGACTGCAGCAACAG GATCTCTGACTCAGTCTACCTCAATGTCTCACGTAGAGGCAGCTGGAGGAACATGGACTAAGAAACCGCTCAG TCGCCCCCTTTCCTCTGCAGTGTCATTTAGTATACCTTTTGGTCTGGACAGTGATGTGGACATTGTGATGGGGAACCCTGTAATTACTCGATCTGTCAGCTCTGACAATCTCAACCCTGCTGCCCAATCCATGACACGAGTCCCCTACACTCCATCGGAGGATCTTAGCCACTTGCTGAGTAAGGACCCTGGCACCAATGGCCCTCAGAGAGCTTCTTGGGCCACTCGGACTCGTCCAATGCTGGCTGAGGAGAATGGCATTGATGAGAGCGAGACAGGTGAGTTGCCCACCATCGAAGAGGCACTGCAGATCATCCACAATGAGGAGAAGATGGAGCCGCGCCTTCACCCTGATGGGGCGCCTGACGGTTTCTACCTGCATTCACCAGATGATCCAGCAAATTCCAGACACAATGGCAGCCCTGTGGCTCTCAGCTCGTCAGCACCATCACGCTCAGGAATGCTCTACCACCAATCCTCAGGAGTGCCACCAGAGCCTAGCCGCACCAGACACACCTCAGAAGGCTCCAGAGATGACGACTCTGTGTTAAGAGATGGAAGCGTGGATTCTGATGCTTCAGAAGACCTTCCAAAAACCCACTCTACCCCTGCCACACCCGCCTCTGGGCCTCGCATAACGCAACCATGTGGAGAAGAGACACCAGACAGCGGCGTTAGAATGACCAGCTTCGCCGAACGGAAGAAGAAACTTGGTCCTGAGCAGGTACAGCCCAATGAGCCACTGGCTCTGCAAATGATTACTTGGGCCAAGAAATCAGAGGAGAGCCCCAGCAAAAGTCCTGCTCTTGGCACAGAGATGTCAGAATTGGGTGCGAGACTGGAGGAGAAGCGTAAGGCCATTGAAGCTCAGAAGAAACGCATTGAGGCCATCTTTGCCAAACACCGACAGAGGCTGGGAAAAAGTGCCTTCCTACAGCTGAAAAAGGAGCAAGTGGACGAGAATGGTGAGGAAGAGCATCAAGGGGAGGTCATCACCTCCTCCATAGAGGACGACCTGAACCGCTTGCCACTGGAGGAGAGACTGGCATGTTTGGAGAGGGAGGAGCAGCAGGAGGAGCAACAAGGGGAACAGCTGAAAAAATGGGAGAAAGTGGGGAACATTAATCCCTCTGCGCAACAGGACAATCCAGCAGAGGAAGACAAAGCTGAAGTAGGGGTACCTGGAGGGAAAGGCACGGCCCCACTGGGTGATTACAACAACGCAGTGTCTAAACTAAGCGCTGCTCTTAATTCTCTTCAGAACGATATGCAACGCCTCTCAGAGCAGCAGAACCAGCTGATGAGGAAGAAAGCGGCTGCCAACAACCAGGCTTGGGTCATCCCTCCGAGCTCCAAACCAACAAATGCCCCTTCTCGTCTGTCAAGGGACTTTACTCGTGACCGACCCTCTACCTCTTCCTCTCCTTCCCCATCACGCAAGAAAGCAAGTCACACCGCACCCCCAAAATCACCTGGGTCCCACCGAAGGGTGCAATCTGCACCTCCGAAAAGCCCCAAACTGCACCAGCACTCTCGGCCTGCAGAGCTCAAGACGCCTGCTTCCACACGATTTATAACTCTTCCTCAGAGTGTGGAAAACCTCCCTCACTTACGAAGAGGCTCACCGTGGCAGTATGGGGACCATAATTCATCTTCTTTCAGCATAGGCACACCCAATCAGAGTGAATCCCGTTCAGCTTCCTCCTTAGCCAGACCTGAAGACAACTTCTCAGACACCGGCTCTAGTGAGGACCATATAATCTTTAGTATGGACCTGGAGGGCGGATCCTCTCAGGCTCTTTCCCGAAAGGAGCGTCAAGGTGGCAGCAGCTCAGGAGCTCCTTCTGAATGCTCTTTTGAAAGTGATGTTCCTGCAGCGGCTTTCAACAGCAAGCGTGGCAGCCTTATCGAGATCTCTTTATCCTCTCTGAAAGCACTGGAAGGTGAAGAGGCTGATCAGAGCCAGGACATTTTCTCAGACTCAATGAGTGACCAGACAGAGCCAGAAATAAGGGGAGGAGTTGGATTTTTCTATAAG CAGGAAGAAGCTCGACCTGAGGATGAGATGGCTCAGAAAAGAGCTGCATTACTTGAGAAACAACAGAAAAGAGCAGAGGAAATGAAGAGACGAAAACAGgagcaagaaagagagagggaggcgAG GTCTTCTTTAGTGGATGACTCCTGTAAAGGGGAGGAGAGACCCCAGACTCCTTGCACTCCTCCACCTCCCCGCACCCCTCCACCAGAGGGCACACCTCAGCGCCGTGGAGACTTTACCCGCCAAGAGTACGAACGGCGTCATCAGCTTAAAATAATGGAGGACCTAGATAAAGTTCTCCGCCAGAAGCCCACTACGGTCAGAGGGGTCAAAAAGCAGAGGCCCAAAACCGTGTTTAGAGATGACTCCGACCTTTCCCGCAGCCCTGCCAAAGGGTTAATGG GTTCTAGGCTAAATAAAGTTTACTCCCATTCGACAACGAATCTGTCCTCAATGGCCAATGACAGCGGGACCCTAAGTGTCAGGAAATCTCCAAG TCGGTCTCATTCACCATCCAGACTGATGTCTCCAGGCCGTCTTGCTGCGCAGAATGGTGACTGGGAAAATGGATCTACTATTTCATCCCCGGCCTCCATCCCAGAATACACtg GGCCTAAACTCTACAAGGAGCCAAGCTTCAAGTCCAATAAGTTCATTATCCATAATGCCATTTCACGGTGTTGTTTGGCAGGCAAGGTCAACGAACCCCAAAAAAACAAGATTGTAGAG GAAATGGAGAAAAGCACTGCAAACCATTTCCTCATCCTGTTCCGGGACGCCAGCTGTCAGTTTCGGGCAGTGTACACCATGAACCTTGAGACGGAGGAGATGGTCCGGCTAACAGGCGTCGGCCCACGTGTCATTAGTCCCTCTATGGTGGAGTCCATCTACAAGTACAGCTCTGACCGCAAGCAGTTCACAGCCATCCCCTCCAAGACCATGTCCATGAGTGTGGATGCCTTCACCATTCCCAGTCACCTATGGGAGCGCAAACGCCCGGGAACCCCAAAGAAGCTCGGGACCCCAAAATAA